One genomic segment of Streptomyces sp. TLI_146 includes these proteins:
- a CDS encoding amino acid permease produces MTTQETQSRHARQFGLPVATALVMGNIIGGGIFLLPASVAPFGTISLVAFAVLTVGAIALALVFGRLAERLPQTGGPYVYAREAFGDFAGFLAAWSYWITTWVSNAALAVAAVGYLDVLIPMHGNKAATIAAALLLQWLPALANLAGTRYVGAVQLVSTILKFAPLLFVAVGGLFFFDPANLGPLQADDHSAMGAVSASAAILLFSYIGVESAAVSAGEVRDPRRNVGRATILGTVAAALIYLLGTLSVFGTVPHDRLVTSTAPFTDAVNAMFGGSWGGTAVAVAALVSMVGALNGWTLLSAQTPYAAAKDGLFPQAFARKSRGVPTVGVLVTVVLASSLTVYNYTAGSKGVFEMLVLVTTFTATVPYLLSTAAQIYFLASGRADRVHRGRLVRDGLLAALAAAFSLWLVAGSGYAAVYQGVLFLFAGVLVYAVLAARKERPAQDAVELPEEAVRESARV; encoded by the coding sequence ATGACCACGCAAGAGACCCAGAGCAGGCATGCCCGGCAGTTCGGATTGCCGGTGGCGACCGCCCTGGTCATGGGCAACATCATCGGCGGTGGGATCTTCCTGCTGCCGGCGTCGGTGGCCCCCTTCGGCACCATCAGCCTCGTTGCCTTCGCGGTCCTGACCGTCGGCGCGATCGCGCTGGCGCTGGTCTTCGGCCGTCTCGCCGAGCGGCTGCCGCAGACCGGCGGACCCTACGTCTACGCGCGCGAGGCGTTCGGCGACTTCGCCGGCTTCCTCGCCGCCTGGTCGTACTGGATCACCACCTGGGTCTCCAACGCGGCGCTCGCCGTGGCGGCCGTGGGCTACCTCGACGTGCTGATACCCATGCACGGCAACAAGGCCGCGACCATCGCGGCGGCCCTGCTCCTCCAGTGGCTCCCCGCGCTCGCCAACCTCGCGGGCACCCGGTACGTGGGCGCGGTCCAACTGGTCTCCACCATCCTGAAGTTCGCCCCCCTGCTGTTCGTGGCGGTCGGCGGGCTCTTCTTCTTCGACCCGGCCAACCTCGGCCCCCTCCAGGCCGACGACCACAGCGCGATGGGCGCCGTCTCCGCCTCGGCCGCGATCCTGCTCTTCAGCTACATCGGCGTCGAGTCGGCCGCGGTCAGCGCGGGCGAGGTCCGCGACCCGCGCCGCAACGTCGGCCGCGCCACCATCCTCGGCACCGTCGCCGCCGCCCTGATCTACCTGCTTGGCACCCTCTCGGTCTTCGGCACCGTGCCGCACGACCGTCTGGTGACCTCCACCGCGCCGTTCACCGACGCCGTCAACGCCATGTTCGGCGGCAGCTGGGGCGGCACCGCGGTCGCCGTCGCCGCCCTGGTCTCCATGGTCGGCGCCCTCAACGGCTGGACCCTGCTGAGCGCCCAGACCCCGTACGCCGCGGCCAAGGACGGCCTCTTCCCCCAGGCCTTCGCTCGCAAGAGCCGAGGCGTGCCCACCGTCGGCGTCCTGGTCACGGTCGTCCTCGCCTCGTCGCTGACCGTCTACAACTACACGGCGGGCTCGAAGGGCGTCTTCGAGATGCTGGTCCTGGTCACCACCTTCACGGCGACCGTCCCCTACCTCCTGTCCACCGCCGCCCAGATCTACTTCCTGGCCTCCGGCCGCGCCGACCGCGTCCACCGCGGCCGACTGGTCCGCGACGGACTGCTCGCCGCCCTCGCCGCCGCCTTCTCCCTGTGGCTGGTCGCCGGCTCCGGCTACGCGGCGGTCTACCAGGGCGTGCTGTTCCTCTTCGCGGGCGTGCTGGTGTACGCGGTGCTCGCGGCCCGCAAGGAGCGCCCGGCCCAGGACGCGGTGGAGCTCCCCGAGGAGGCCGTACGGGAGAGCGCCCGCGTGTGA
- a CDS encoding alpha/beta hydrolase: MRGRTTAGAAGAALALLALAVPATADSRKPDLTRFYTQHLTWGGCTVPDAPKGMECAELTVPIDYARPEDGTIALAVGRVRAAESGEGPTGTGTGAGTSPTAPKGSLVFNFGGPGESGLKDLGGFTADTTRLAPAYDLVSFDPRGVGRSAPVRCGAKAEQDIESSSDATTDDAEGRAQLVDELRTVAEECRRNTGKLLPHVGTINASRDLDVLRQALGDKKLNYFGISYGTRLGAVYAAQFPKRTGRMVLDAVDSLTANAAESALAQATAFQKGLDTFLSDCAAQGARCPLGATTAKATSTLDATVAQLDRKSATTASGADFTSADLRTAITNSLYAEQLWPTLAQGIATLHDKGDPAVLDEINKQFAGEDPQGNRADDDNSREALLAVNCADDPERAKDPAAELASLEKKFAKASPMFGPDQVGAAISCTGWPAGTDYIRRIDKTGAPPVLLIATKGDPATPYQWAAQTARHLGKGVVLTYEGEGHGGYTASQCVRDLADTFLLDGVLPAEGTSCARETPSS, translated from the coding sequence ATGCGCGGACGTACGACAGCGGGCGCCGCCGGTGCGGCCCTGGCGCTGCTCGCCCTGGCGGTCCCGGCCACGGCGGACAGCCGCAAGCCCGATCTGACCCGCTTCTACACCCAGCATCTGACGTGGGGCGGCTGCACGGTCCCGGACGCCCCCAAGGGCATGGAGTGCGCCGAGCTGACCGTGCCCATCGACTACGCCCGGCCCGAGGACGGCACGATCGCGCTGGCGGTGGGCCGGGTCCGGGCGGCCGAGTCCGGCGAGGGCCCCACCGGCACGGGCACCGGGGCGGGCACCTCCCCGACCGCCCCCAAGGGCTCGCTGGTCTTCAACTTCGGCGGCCCCGGCGAGTCCGGCCTCAAGGACCTCGGCGGCTTCACGGCGGACACCACGCGGCTCGCCCCGGCGTACGACCTGGTGAGCTTCGACCCCCGGGGCGTGGGCCGCAGCGCTCCCGTGCGCTGCGGCGCCAAGGCCGAGCAGGACATCGAGAGCTCCTCGGACGCCACGACCGACGACGCCGAGGGCCGGGCGCAGCTCGTCGACGAGCTGCGGACGGTGGCCGAGGAGTGCCGCAGGAACACCGGCAAGCTGCTCCCGCACGTGGGCACCATCAACGCCTCGCGCGACCTGGACGTCCTGCGCCAGGCGCTCGGCGACAAGAAGCTGAACTACTTCGGCATCTCCTACGGCACCCGGCTCGGCGCGGTCTACGCCGCCCAGTTCCCCAAGCGGACCGGGCGGATGGTCCTGGACGCCGTGGACTCGCTGACGGCGAACGCGGCCGAGTCGGCGCTCGCCCAGGCCACGGCGTTCCAGAAGGGCCTGGACACCTTCCTGTCCGACTGCGCCGCCCAGGGCGCCCGCTGCCCGCTCGGCGCCACCACCGCCAAGGCGACCAGCACGCTGGACGCGACCGTCGCCCAGCTCGACCGCAAGAGCGCCACGACCGCCTCCGGCGCCGACTTCACCTCCGCCGACCTGCGTACCGCGATCACCAACTCGCTCTACGCCGAGCAGCTGTGGCCGACGCTCGCGCAGGGCATCGCCACCCTCCACGACAAGGGCGACCCGGCCGTCCTCGACGAGATCAACAAGCAGTTCGCGGGGGAGGACCCGCAGGGCAACCGCGCCGACGACGACAACAGCCGCGAGGCGCTCCTCGCGGTCAACTGCGCCGACGACCCGGAGCGGGCCAAGGACCCGGCCGCCGAACTCGCCTCACTGGAGAAGAAGTTCGCCAAGGCCTCCCCGATGTTCGGCCCGGACCAGGTGGGCGCGGCGATCTCCTGCACGGGCTGGCCCGCCGGTACGGACTACATCCGCAGGATCGACAAGACCGGCGCGCCCCCGGTCCTGCTCATCGCCACCAAGGGCGACCCCGCCACCCCGTACCAGTGGGCGGCACAGACCGCCCGCCACCTGGGCAAGGGCGTGGTCCTCACCTACGAGGGCGAGGGCCATGGCGGGTACACGGCCTCGCAGTGCGTCCGCGATCTGGCGGACACCTTCCTGCTCGACGGCGTCCTGCCGGCCGAGGGGACCTCCTGCGCCCGCGAGACGCCCTCGTCCTGA
- a CDS encoding type III polyketide synthase: MATLCRPAVAVPDHVITQEETLALARETHADHPQRDLVLRLIQNTGVRTRHLVQPIEETLKHPGFEERNLLYEAEAKARVPGVVRQALAHAEVEPKDIDLIVYVSCTGFMMPSLTAWLINTMGFRTETRQLPIAQLGCAAGGAAINRAHDFCTAYPRSNVLIVSCEFCSLCYQPTDIGVGSLLSNGLFGDAISAAVVRGEGGTGMRIERNGSHLVPNTEDWISYAVRDTGFHFLLDKRVPGTMEMLAPALKALVAQHSWEIPQMDFFIVHAGGPRILDDLCHFLDLPPEMFRFSRATLTERGNIASSVVFDALARLFDEGGAADGAGGLIAGFGPGITAETAIGRWARAAPMAAAMSN, translated from the coding sequence ATGGCCACCCTGTGCCGACCCGCAGTAGCCGTACCCGACCATGTGATCACGCAGGAGGAGACGCTCGCGCTCGCCCGCGAGACGCACGCCGACCATCCCCAGCGGGACCTCGTCCTGCGCCTCATCCAGAACACCGGGGTCCGCACCCGCCACCTCGTGCAGCCCATCGAGGAGACCCTCAAGCACCCCGGCTTCGAGGAGCGCAACCTGCTGTACGAGGCGGAGGCCAAGGCCCGGGTGCCCGGTGTCGTCCGGCAGGCGCTGGCCCACGCCGAGGTGGAGCCCAAGGACATCGACCTGATCGTCTACGTGTCGTGCACCGGCTTCATGATGCCGTCGCTGACCGCGTGGCTGATCAACACCATGGGGTTCAGGACCGAGACCCGCCAGCTGCCGATCGCCCAGCTCGGCTGCGCCGCCGGAGGCGCGGCGATCAACCGCGCGCACGACTTCTGCACGGCGTATCCGCGCTCCAACGTGCTGATCGTGTCCTGCGAGTTCTGCTCGCTCTGCTACCAGCCGACCGACATCGGCGTCGGCTCGCTGCTCTCCAACGGTCTGTTCGGGGACGCGATCTCGGCGGCCGTGGTGCGCGGCGAGGGCGGCACCGGAATGCGGATCGAGCGCAACGGCTCGCACCTGGTGCCCAACACCGAGGACTGGATCTCGTACGCCGTGCGCGACACCGGGTTCCACTTCCTGCTCGACAAGCGCGTCCCGGGCACCATGGAGATGCTCGCGCCCGCGCTCAAGGCGCTGGTGGCGCAGCACAGTTGGGAGATCCCGCAGATGGACTTCTTCATCGTCCACGCGGGCGGGCCGCGCATCCTGGACGACCTGTGCCACTTCCTCGACCTGCCGCCGGAGATGTTCCGCTTCAGCCGGGCCACCCTCACCGAGCGCGGCAACATCGCCAGCTCCGTGGTCTTCGACGCGCTGGCCCGGCTCTTCGACGAGGGCGGCGCGGCGGACGGCGCGGGCGGCCTCATCGCGGGCTTCGGCCCCGGCATCACGGCCGAGACGGCCATCGGCCGGTGGGCCAGGGCGGCCCCCATGGCGGCCGCGATGAGCAACTGA
- a CDS encoding glycoside hydrolase family 2 TIM barrel-domain containing protein, translating to MSSRSPGVTDVHYVASLSPGGGEHLLPPRAWYADSDARRLSLNGSWRFRLAGTADAHDDGFASPGYDAGEWDEMRVPGHWVLQGDGAFGGPIYTNHLYPFPVDPPRVPTENPTGDHLRVFDLPDDWPRGEGGAVLRFDGVESCARVWLNGRELGHFKGSRLPHEFTVGPLLKARGNVLAVRVHQWSSGSYLEDQDQWWLPGIFRDVTLLHRPEGCVGDHFVHASYDHRTGEGTLRVDSDTAGRVTVPELGIDLVTGAEATVPVEPWTAETPRLYDGVLATAGEGVPLRIGFRTVALEDGLIKVNGQPLLFRGVNRHEFHPATGRALDAETMRRDVLLMKRHHINAVRTSHYPPHPAFLDLCDELGLWVVDECDLETHGFVEQAWRENPVDDDRWTPALLDRAARMVERDKNHPSVVVWSLGNEAGTGRGLTAMSHAIRSRDTSRLLHYEGDPDCHDTDMYSRMYASHAEVERIGRRLDGGPRARRRLPFVLCEYAHAMGNGPGGLTEYQALFDTYERCQGGFVWEWIDHGLEHPAYGYAYGGDYGEELHDGNFVCDGLLFPDRSPSPGLAEYKKVIEPVRIEGDGRAGTVRVTNLYAFADLSGLAFTWSYEADGVPLASGTLAVPELGPGERAELKLPERPAGAAPGAETRWTVRAVLAEATAWAERGHEMAWAQLPVDTRVLGHVAVGARPSRSGDRVALGPALFDAPTGALVSLGAVAVAGPRLDVWRAPTDNDEGAAWQPDRRYAPRWRELGLHRMHHRLDSVEVTGDALVVRTRVAPAARDVGLATEYRWTSDGTRLRLTVAVTPEGEWPVPLPRLGVRFGLTGTAPGSRVPVRWFGGGPGEAYPDTASASAVGLWEADVDSLQTPYVRPQENGARADVRWAEIGGLRVEGDPEFWFSARRWTTEQLDAARHLTDLVPGDTVWVTLDHRQHGIGSQSCGPGPLPQHQLHAEPAEFAFTFSELTG from the coding sequence GTGTCCTCCCGCAGCCCCGGCGTCACGGACGTCCACTACGTCGCATCCCTCTCGCCCGGCGGCGGGGAGCATCTGCTGCCACCGCGCGCCTGGTACGCGGACTCGGACGCCAGACGGCTCTCGCTGAACGGGAGTTGGCGGTTCCGGCTCGCGGGGACCGCCGACGCGCACGACGACGGGTTCGCCTCGCCCGGGTACGACGCCGGGGAGTGGGACGAGATGCGGGTGCCCGGGCACTGGGTGCTCCAGGGCGACGGCGCGTTCGGCGGGCCGATCTACACCAACCACCTCTACCCGTTCCCGGTCGACCCGCCCCGCGTACCGACCGAGAACCCGACCGGCGACCATCTGCGGGTCTTCGACCTGCCGGACGACTGGCCGAGGGGCGAGGGCGGCGCGGTGCTGCGCTTCGACGGTGTCGAGTCGTGCGCCCGGGTGTGGCTCAACGGCCGGGAGCTGGGCCACTTCAAGGGCAGCAGGCTGCCGCACGAGTTCACTGTCGGGCCGCTCCTGAAGGCGCGCGGGAACGTGCTCGCGGTGCGGGTGCACCAGTGGTCGTCGGGCTCGTATCTGGAGGACCAGGACCAGTGGTGGCTGCCCGGCATCTTCCGGGACGTCACGCTGCTGCACCGCCCCGAGGGGTGCGTCGGCGACCACTTCGTCCACGCCTCCTACGACCACCGCACCGGAGAGGGAACCCTGCGGGTCGACAGCGACACCGCCGGCCGCGTCACCGTGCCCGAGCTCGGCATCGACCTCGTGACCGGCGCCGAGGCGACCGTGCCGGTCGAGCCGTGGACCGCGGAGACCCCGCGCCTGTACGACGGGGTGCTGGCCACGGCGGGCGAGGGCGTCCCGCTGCGGATCGGCTTCCGCACGGTCGCCCTGGAGGACGGCCTGATCAAGGTCAACGGGCAGCCGCTGCTGTTCCGGGGCGTCAACCGGCACGAGTTCCACCCCGCGACCGGCCGGGCCCTGGACGCGGAGACCATGCGCCGCGACGTGCTCCTGATGAAGCGGCACCACATCAACGCCGTGCGGACCAGCCACTATCCGCCGCACCCCGCCTTCCTCGACCTCTGCGACGAGCTCGGGCTCTGGGTCGTCGACGAATGCGACCTGGAGACGCACGGCTTCGTCGAGCAGGCCTGGCGCGAGAATCCGGTGGACGACGACCGCTGGACCCCGGCGCTGCTCGACCGGGCGGCCCGTATGGTCGAGCGCGACAAGAACCACCCGTCGGTCGTCGTCTGGTCGCTCGGCAACGAGGCCGGGACCGGGCGCGGACTGACCGCCATGTCCCATGCGATCCGCTCCCGCGACACCTCGCGCCTCCTCCACTACGAGGGCGACCCCGACTGCCACGACACCGACATGTACTCGCGGATGTACGCCTCGCACGCCGAGGTCGAGCGGATCGGCCGCCGCCTCGACGGCGGCCCGCGGGCGCGCCGCCGACTCCCCTTCGTCCTGTGCGAGTACGCCCACGCGATGGGCAACGGCCCCGGCGGACTCACCGAGTACCAGGCCCTGTTCGACACGTACGAGCGCTGCCAGGGCGGTTTCGTCTGGGAGTGGATCGACCACGGCCTGGAGCACCCGGCGTACGGCTACGCCTACGGCGGCGACTACGGCGAGGAGCTGCACGACGGCAACTTCGTCTGCGACGGCCTGCTCTTCCCGGACCGCTCCCCGTCCCCCGGTCTGGCCGAGTACAAGAAAGTGATCGAGCCGGTACGCATCGAGGGCGACGGCCGGGCGGGCACGGTCCGCGTCACCAACCTGTACGCCTTCGCCGACCTCTCCGGGCTCGCCTTCACCTGGTCGTACGAGGCGGACGGCGTGCCCCTCGCCTCCGGCACCCTCGCGGTGCCGGAGCTCGGGCCGGGCGAGCGGGCGGAGCTGAAGCTCCCCGAGCGTCCCGCTGGGGCCGCCCCGGGGGCCGAGACCCGGTGGACGGTACGGGCGGTGCTCGCGGAGGCGACGGCGTGGGCAGAGCGCGGGCATGAGATGGCCTGGGCTCAACTTCCTGTAGACACACGGGTGTTGGGTCATGTCGCCGTAGGTGCTCGCCCTTCCCGCTCCGGGGACCGGGTCGCTCTCGGCCCGGCCCTCTTCGACGCCCCGACGGGGGCTCTCGTGTCCCTCGGCGCCGTGGCCGTCGCCGGGCCGCGCCTCGACGTGTGGCGCGCGCCCACCGACAACGACGAGGGCGCGGCCTGGCAGCCCGATCGCCGGTACGCGCCGCGCTGGCGCGAGCTGGGGCTGCACCGGATGCACCACCGCCTGGACTCGGTGGAGGTGACCGGGGACGCGCTGGTCGTGCGCACCCGCGTCGCCCCGGCGGCCCGTGACGTGGGCCTCGCCACCGAGTACCGGTGGACGTCCGACGGAACCCGGCTGCGGCTGACGGTCGCGGTCACCCCGGAGGGCGAGTGGCCGGTGCCGCTGCCCCGGCTCGGCGTCCGGTTCGGGCTCACGGGCACCGCCCCGGGCAGCCGCGTCCCGGTGCGCTGGTTCGGCGGCGGGCCGGGCGAGGCGTACCCGGACACGGCCAGCGCGTCGGCGGTCGGGCTGTGGGAGGCGGACGTCGACAGCCTCCAGACGCCGTACGTCCGGCCGCAGGAGAACGGGGCCCGGGCGGACGTCCGTTGGGCCGAGATCGGAGGGCTGCGCGTCGAGGGCGACCCCGAGTTCTGGTTCAGCGCGCGGCGCTGGACGACCGAACAGCTCGACGCGGCCAGGCACTTGACCGACCTCGTCCCGGGCGACACGGTCTGGGTCACACTCGACCACCGCCAGCACGGCATCGGCTCCCAGTCGTGCGGACCTGGCCCGCTTCCGCAGCACCAACTGCACGCGGAACCAGCCGAGTTCGCGTTCACCTTCTCCGAACTCACCGGCTGA
- a CDS encoding nuclear transport factor 2 family protein, with product MSQNRYETAVARYFEAWNANGSAEELAKAVEAAWSADGSYTDPLADVTGHEAIAAVIGGAHAQFPGFEFRLDGAVDGHHHLARFRWELVSFADGSAPVAGSDVVTLAEDGRIATVAGFLDRVPPTA from the coding sequence ATGTCCCAGAACCGCTACGAGACCGCCGTCGCCCGCTACTTCGAGGCGTGGAACGCCAACGGCTCGGCCGAGGAGCTCGCCAAGGCCGTCGAGGCCGCCTGGAGCGCGGACGGCTCCTACACCGACCCGCTGGCCGACGTCACCGGGCACGAGGCGATAGCCGCGGTGATCGGCGGGGCCCACGCCCAGTTCCCCGGCTTCGAGTTCCGTCTGGACGGGGCCGTCGACGGGCACCACCACCTGGCCCGGTTCCGCTGGGAGCTGGTCTCGTTCGCGGACGGGTCCGCGCCGGTCGCCGGGTCCGATGTGGTCACGCTCGCCGAGGACGGCCGGATCGCCACCGTCGCCGGGTTCCTCGACCGCGTACCGCCTACGGCGTGA
- a CDS encoding helix-turn-helix domain-containing protein, protein MTTTAGIDTGVGPMLRGWREQRRISQLELALRADSSARHISFIETGRSRPSQEMILRLAEHLEVPVRERNALLLAAGYAPQYTETSLDDPSISSLCEAMERLLRGYEPFPALIVDGTYTVLAANRGIEMLLEGVPERLLTPPLNAMRLTLHPQGMAPRIRNLRQWRGHLLEQMERQIALMRSDALRELYEEVAAHPVPDAGDDDGPDQVDCPLALPLVIEHRGTVLSFISTIATFNTPMDVTVSELAIETFLPADPETFAYLQSFTP, encoded by the coding sequence ATGACGACAACTGCCGGGATCGACACGGGAGTAGGGCCGATGCTGCGCGGCTGGCGCGAGCAGCGCAGGATCAGCCAGCTGGAGCTGGCCCTGCGCGCCGACTCGTCCGCGCGCCACATCAGTTTCATCGAGACCGGCAGGTCGCGCCCGAGCCAGGAGATGATCCTGCGCCTCGCGGAGCACCTGGAGGTGCCGGTCCGCGAGCGCAACGCCCTGCTGCTGGCGGCCGGCTACGCCCCGCAGTACACGGAAACGTCCCTGGACGACCCGTCCATCAGCTCCCTGTGCGAGGCCATGGAGCGGCTGCTGCGGGGGTACGAGCCGTTCCCGGCGCTGATAGTCGACGGCACGTACACGGTCCTCGCGGCGAACCGGGGCATCGAGATGCTCCTCGAAGGCGTGCCCGAGCGGCTGCTGACTCCCCCGCTCAACGCGATGCGCCTGACCCTGCACCCGCAGGGCATGGCGCCGCGCATCCGCAATCTGCGCCAGTGGCGCGGCCATCTGCTCGAACAGATGGAGCGCCAGATCGCCCTGATGCGCTCGGACGCGCTGCGCGAGCTGTACGAGGAGGTCGCGGCGCACCCCGTGCCCGACGCGGGGGACGACGACGGCCCCGACCAGGTCGACTGCCCCCTGGCGCTCCCGCTGGTCATCGAACACCGGGGCACGGTGCTGTCGTTCATATCGACGATCGCCACGTTCAACACACCGATGGACGTGACCGTCTCCGAGCTGGCCATCGAGACGTTCCTGCCGGCCGACCCGGAGACGTTCGCCTACCTCCAGTCGTTCACGCCGTAG
- a CDS encoding glycosyltransferase family 87 protein: MIAPRTDTAPAAPPTAAPGALRRTAPTVLLLAALAAVLVLTVVEDGYYFRPGTLSWWYLACWLLFAAAVWSLRRVPARHRTVLVLAGGVLVAVTGLAAPPTTSTDMFRYAWDGRVQAAGISPYDHTPAARELAGLRDDWLFPRGAACEGPGRARFGEPDRCTRLNRPKVHTIYPPVAEAYFLGVHGLSPAAARHKPLQTGGAVLAVATTGVLVLVLRRRGEDVGRAAYWAWCPAVPIEGVNNAHVDVLAVLLAVAGLGAVAVRRRAVGGVLIGAGIAAKMLPAVVLPGALAGVLAGRRPDWRRAAAVLVPAAGFVALSYLPYVLVSHASVFGYLGGYAEEEGYDDASARSRYGLLRLVLPDSWALPAALVLMALVTLYVLRRGDPERPWSGALLVLGWAFCLMTPGYSWYALLLVALVALDGRWEWLAVAAAGAVCYVTAWAMPHSFDAVRTSAYAVAAAFALAGWGVRHRALSVARVNV; the protein is encoded by the coding sequence GTGATCGCCCCGCGTACCGACACCGCCCCGGCCGCCCCGCCGACCGCCGCACCGGGCGCCCTGCGCCGTACGGCCCCGACCGTCCTGCTCCTCGCCGCGCTGGCCGCGGTGCTCGTCCTGACGGTCGTCGAGGACGGCTACTACTTCCGCCCGGGCACGCTCTCCTGGTGGTACCTGGCCTGCTGGCTGCTGTTCGCGGCGGCCGTGTGGTCGCTGCGCCGGGTGCCCGCCCGCCACCGGACCGTTCTGGTCCTGGCGGGCGGGGTGCTGGTCGCCGTGACCGGTCTGGCGGCGCCGCCGACCACCAGCACGGACATGTTCCGCTACGCCTGGGACGGCCGGGTGCAGGCGGCCGGGATCTCGCCGTACGACCACACCCCCGCGGCCCGGGAGCTGGCCGGGCTGCGGGACGACTGGCTGTTCCCCAGGGGCGCGGCGTGCGAGGGCCCCGGCCGGGCCCGGTTCGGCGAGCCGGACCGCTGCACCCGCCTCAACCGCCCCAAGGTGCACACCATTTATCCGCCGGTGGCCGAGGCGTACTTCCTCGGCGTCCACGGCCTGTCCCCCGCCGCCGCCCGCCACAAGCCGCTGCAGACCGGCGGCGCCGTGCTCGCCGTCGCCACCACGGGCGTCCTGGTGCTGGTCCTGCGGCGGCGCGGGGAGGACGTGGGGCGGGCGGCGTACTGGGCGTGGTGCCCGGCGGTGCCGATCGAGGGGGTGAACAACGCGCACGTGGACGTGCTGGCGGTGCTGCTGGCGGTGGCCGGTCTCGGCGCGGTCGCGGTGCGCCGCCGGGCGGTCGGGGGCGTGCTGATCGGCGCCGGGATCGCGGCGAAGATGCTGCCCGCCGTGGTGCTGCCGGGCGCCCTCGCGGGCGTGCTCGCGGGGCGCCGCCCCGACTGGCGGCGCGCGGCCGCGGTCCTCGTCCCGGCCGCCGGTTTCGTGGCGCTCTCCTACCTCCCGTACGTCCTCGTCTCGCACGCGTCCGTCTTCGGCTATCTGGGCGGCTACGCGGAGGAGGAGGGGTACGACGACGCCTCCGCCCGCAGCCGTTACGGGCTGCTGCGGCTGGTCCTCCCGGACTCCTGGGCGCTGCCCGCGGCGCTCGTCCTGATGGCGCTGGTGACTCTGTACGTGCTGCGCCGGGGCGATCCGGAGCGCCCGTGGAGCGGCGCGCTGCTGGTGCTCGGCTGGGCGTTCTGCCTGATGACGCCCGGCTACTCGTGGTACGCGCTGCTGCTCGTCGCGCTGGTGGCCCTGGACGGCCGCTGGGAGTGGCTGGCCGTCGCCGCGGCCGGAGCCGTCTGCTACGTGACGGCGTGGGCGATGCCGCACTCCTTCGACGCCGTCAGGACCAGCGCCTACGCGGTGGCGGCGGCGTTCGCGCTGGCCGGGTGGGGGGTGCGGCACAGGGCGTTGTCAGTGGCCCGGGTTAATGTCTGA
- a CDS encoding molybdopterin-dependent oxidoreductase, which yields MKPRLPLPPPSALLPSFRGALHDRRTATAIGRLLGPAMLVCMVTGVLSHYLQHPPGWLADDLPARPAWGYRLNQGLHVGVGIAAIPLLFGKLWTVYPKLFVWPALTGVRHALERLSVAVLVAGAVFELLTGLLNTVQWYPWPFSFVPVHFAVGWLLTGALLLHLAVKWPDIKAYWWQRSAATRALPQEPENAPDRRSLLTGLAVAVGAVTVTTVGQSFTPLKDLDLLAPRHPDHGPLGLPVNRTAAAAGTTRVDPAAWRLTVAGPRPYELTLDELAALPQYEVELPIACVEGWSKNAHWTGVRIKDLTERAGAPGAALRVVSLEQHGAYRVMDMGRTYARDPLTLLALRLNGQVLTPDHGYPARIIAPNRPGVLQTKWVTRLEVR from the coding sequence ATGAAGCCACGACTCCCGCTCCCACCGCCGTCGGCGCTGCTGCCGTCCTTCCGGGGCGCGCTGCACGACCGGCGTACCGCGACGGCGATCGGCCGGCTGCTGGGTCCGGCCATGCTCGTCTGCATGGTCACCGGTGTGCTGAGCCACTATCTCCAGCACCCGCCCGGCTGGCTGGCGGACGACCTGCCCGCCCGCCCCGCCTGGGGGTACCGGCTGAACCAGGGGCTGCACGTGGGGGTGGGCATCGCCGCGATCCCGCTGCTCTTCGGCAAGCTGTGGACCGTCTACCCGAAGCTGTTCGTGTGGCCCGCGCTCACGGGCGTACGGCATGCCCTGGAGCGGCTCTCGGTGGCGGTGCTCGTCGCGGGCGCCGTCTTCGAGCTGCTGACCGGGCTGCTCAACACGGTGCAGTGGTACCCGTGGCCGTTCAGCTTCGTCCCCGTCCACTTCGCGGTCGGCTGGCTCCTCACCGGCGCGCTGCTGCTGCATCTGGCCGTCAAGTGGCCGGACATCAAGGCGTACTGGTGGCAGCGCTCGGCCGCCACGCGCGCGTTGCCGCAGGAACCGGAGAACGCGCCCGACCGGCGCTCGCTGCTCACCGGGCTCGCGGTGGCGGTGGGCGCGGTCACCGTGACGACCGTGGGCCAGTCGTTCACCCCGCTCAAGGACCTCGACCTGCTGGCGCCGCGCCACCCCGACCACGGCCCGCTCGGTCTGCCCGTCAACCGCACGGCGGCCGCCGCGGGGACGACCCGGGTGGATCCGGCGGCCTGGCGGCTGACGGTGGCGGGGCCGCGCCCGTACGAGCTGACGCTCGACGAACTGGCCGCGCTGCCCCAGTACGAGGTGGAGCTGCCCATCGCGTGCGTCGAGGGGTGGAGCAAGAACGCGCACTGGACCGGCGTACGGATCAAGGACCTGACGGAACGCGCCGGGGCGCCCGGGGCCGCGCTGCGGGTCGTCTCGCTCGAACAGCACGGCGCGTACCGCGTGATGGACATGGGCCGCACCTACGCGCGCGACCCCCTCACCCTCCTCGCCCTGCGCCTCAACGGCCAGGTCCTCACCCCCGACCACGGCTATCCGGCCCGCATCATCGCCCCCAACCGCCCCGGGGTGCTCCAGACCAAGTGGGTCACGCGACTGGAGGTGCGGTGA